A genomic region of Nitrospinota bacterium contains the following coding sequences:
- a CDS encoding DUF4124 domain-containing protein: MKTGTYFAVIVALAAALASNSLPANAQSIYKWVDEQGVTHFGNDPYKAPKTATKEKAVYNGDVPEAEEAPAAETKPQEPAANGAKDRAKGGLEVVGNAIEILNSETGLAIVKASVKNNFDYPVEGVRLDVVIYQPDGAKLEPLSIPYEGGAPKGKLKAAEIGAIEREINMRPEDVAGYEFQVVWAFFESTGKPAEGQSGDNVFHKVVPKGKKGEPAPAAEAGKPGEQKTPPKTEQAKEEKKEPSRLLKRILEKRQKDAEAAKAAKPSE; this comes from the coding sequence ATGAAAACCGGAACTTATTTTGCCGTCATCGTGGCGCTGGCCGCCGCACTGGCGTCCAACTCGCTTCCTGCCAACGCGCAGAGCATTTATAAATGGGTGGACGAGCAGGGTGTCACCCATTTTGGGAACGATCCATACAAAGCCCCCAAGACCGCCACCAAGGAAAAGGCCGTTTACAACGGAGATGTCCCCGAAGCCGAGGAGGCCCCTGCCGCGGAAACAAAGCCTCAGGAGCCAGCCGCCAATGGCGCAAAAGACCGGGCCAAGGGGGGGCTTGAAGTGGTGGGCAACGCCATCGAAATACTCAACTCCGAGACAGGCCTTGCCATCGTAAAGGCTTCGGTGAAAAACAATTTCGACTACCCGGTGGAGGGTGTGCGGCTGGACGTGGTGATCTATCAGCCCGACGGAGCGAAGCTCGAACCCCTTTCCATCCCTTACGAAGGGGGAGCGCCGAAGGGCAAACTGAAGGCGGCGGAGATTGGCGCGATTGAGCGGGAAATAAACATGCGGCCGGAGGACGTGGCCGGTTACGAGTTTCAGGTGGTGTGGGCGTTTTTTGAAAGCACTGGAAAACCGGCCGAAGGGCAGTCCGGAGACAATGTGTTCCACAAAGTAGTCCCCAAAGGGAAAAAAGGGGAGCCCGCCCCGGCGGCCGAAGCCGGAAAACCGGGGGAGCAGAAAACTCCACCCAAGACCGAGCAGGCCAAGGAAGAGAAAAAAGAGCCGTCCCGGCTGCTTAAACGCATCCTTGAAAAACGGCAGAAAGACGCGGAGGCGGCCAAGGCCGCCAAACCTTCCGAATAA
- the radA gene encoding DNA repair protein RadA: MAKSSLVYICQSCGHQSGKWLGKCPSCNQWDTFSEERPVQSTGTHAHRRWVDSGANDPIPISAVENDEGDRFPTGIGELDRVLGGGIVTGSLSLVGGDPGIGKSTLLLQVAGAISKIAPVLYVSGEESPAQIRMRGERLGCISENLFILPETQVEEIERRVSNLRPSLVIVDSIQTIYTDQIPSAPGTVGQVREAAGRLLALCKKSGIPMFLIGHVTKDGAIAGPRLLEHMVDTVLYFEGEKGSPFRILRGVKNRFGSTNEIGVFEMKSQGLMEIANPSEIFISDKPGAVSGSVVVACVNGTRPLLVEIQALVTSTNYPAPRRTCVGVDPNRVAILIAIIEKRAGYHIMGEDVFVNLAGGVRIEEPAVDLGVITSIVSSFRDVAVDSRTVVIGEVGLGGEIRAVPMIEQRVVEAAKLGFDRAIIPKTRVSISAPGKMELAAVETVSEALDLAVG, translated from the coding sequence ATGGCAAAGTCCTCCCTTGTTTACATCTGCCAGTCATGCGGGCATCAAAGCGGCAAATGGCTGGGTAAATGCCCCTCATGCAACCAGTGGGACACGTTTAGCGAGGAACGCCCCGTCCAGTCCACCGGCACACACGCCCATCGCCGGTGGGTAGATTCGGGCGCCAACGATCCCATCCCCATATCCGCCGTGGAAAACGACGAGGGGGACAGGTTCCCCACAGGCATAGGCGAGCTGGACCGGGTGCTCGGCGGCGGCATCGTCACAGGCTCGCTCTCTTTGGTCGGCGGTGATCCGGGGATCGGAAAGTCCACGCTTCTGTTACAGGTGGCCGGGGCCATATCGAAGATCGCGCCTGTGCTGTACGTTTCAGGCGAGGAGTCCCCGGCGCAGATACGGATGCGGGGCGAACGGCTGGGGTGCATATCCGAAAACCTGTTCATCCTGCCGGAGACGCAGGTGGAGGAGATCGAACGGCGCGTGTCCAACCTGCGCCCGTCGCTTGTGATTGTGGACTCCATACAGACCATATATACCGACCAGATACCCTCCGCCCCCGGCACCGTGGGGCAGGTGCGCGAAGCGGCCGGGAGGCTTTTGGCGCTGTGCAAGAAAAGCGGCATTCCGATGTTTTTGATCGGCCACGTCACAAAGGACGGCGCCATAGCCGGACCAAGATTGTTGGAGCACATGGTGGACACGGTGCTTTATTTCGAGGGGGAGAAAGGAAGCCCGTTCCGCATATTGCGCGGGGTGAAAAACCGTTTTGGCTCCACCAACGAGATCGGCGTGTTCGAGATGAAAAGCCAGGGGCTCATGGAGATCGCCAATCCGTCGGAGATATTCATATCCGACAAGCCCGGCGCGGTCTCCGGCAGCGTGGTGGTGGCGTGCGTGAACGGCACGCGGCCGCTGCTTGTGGAGATACAGGCGCTTGTCACCTCCACCAATTACCCGGCGCCGCGCAGGACGTGCGTGGGGGTGGACCCGAACCGGGTGGCGATATTGATTGCGATAATAGAGAAACGGGCCGGATACCACATCATGGGGGAGGACGTGTTCGTAAACCTTGCCGGCGGTGTGCGCATAGAGGAGCCCGCGGTGGACCTGGGGGTGATAACCTCGATAGTCTCAAGTTTCCGGGACGTGGCGGTGGACTCCCGCACGGTGGTGATAGGGGAGGTGGGGCTTGGCGGCGAGATACGCGCAGTGCCGATGATAGAACAGCGTGTGGTGGAAGCGGCCAAGCTCGGCTTTGACCGCGCGATAATACCTAAGACCCGCGTCAGCATCTCCGCCCCCGGGAAGATGGAACTTGCGGCGGTGGAGACAGTGAGCGAAGCGCTGGACCTTGCGGTGGGGTGA
- a CDS encoding type II toxin-antitoxin system prevent-host-death family antitoxin — protein sequence MELNALLKKASAGKKPVVISVDGKNIGAIISMEELKLLRKIRRVEEDRADLRIARKAKKEKGGVTLARFKKQLGLD from the coding sequence ATGGAATTGAACGCTCTGCTGAAAAAAGCCTCCGCCGGGAAAAAGCCTGTCGTGATCTCCGTGGACGGCAAAAACATAGGCGCGATTATTTCCATGGAAGAACTCAAGCTGCTGAGAAAAATACGGCGTGTTGAGGAAGACCGGGCCGACCTGAGAATTGCGAGGAAGGCAAAAAAAGAAAAGGGAGGAGTGACGCTGGCCCGGTTCAAAAAACAGTTGGGCCTCGACTGA